The nucleotide window TTGTTGGGGAGGAAGTTTCCTCCAATCATGTCTGGCAATACAAATGGATAGCCCAGCATGCTGATGGTGAGCACTGTAGGAATGAGAGACTTGAGGCCAAGCTCGTAGCCCCACACAGAGTCGCGGTCAATGATGCGGAAGAAGCAGGAGATGTTTTGTGACTGGTAGCCCACCCGTACCTCAGCCAGCTCGTAGAAGGGGATGGCCATCTCGGTGTAGCGCCGGGACCAGATGCTGGGGTCGGAGAGAGGCCGGAAGGTGCTGAACTGCTTGGGCAGGTAGCTGGTCTCACCTGCATCAAATTTGAAGGAGGAGATACCGTACTTGTGACGGAGCTGGCGCAGGTGACTCTGGAACCAGTCCCGGGCTGCTGGGTTGGTAAAGTCCAGGATGGCCCCAATGCCATTCCACCACTCCACCATGGCTGGCAGCCGCCCCGAGGGCTCTTTGATGAAGAGCTGACGCTCAATCCCCACACCAAAATTTGAGGAATTATAGTTTATGAAAGGGTGGGTCCACAGAGTGACCTTAAACCCATCTTCCCTCAGTTTTGCAAACATCTCAGTTACATTGGGGAACTTGACAGGGTCAAAGTCAAAGTCCCCATAGGCCTGTGTGTACATGTCATCAATTTCAATGTGGCTGCAGTTGAAACGGTATTTCTTAATGTTTCTTGCAAAATGTAGAACTTTATCCTGATCAATATCGTTTTTGTAGAGGGCCCATGTGGACCAGATAGGGTATCGGAAGGCGTTCTCAGCAGGGATCTTGGAGGGCTTGTTGAAGTACCTGCGCACCATGTACTTGTGGATGGAGGTGACGTCGGAGCCCACGCACACCCGGTAGCTCAGCTCAGGGAAGGGCTGCTGCCCCGGCGGGGGCTTGTAGGGAGAGTCCTTGTAGCGGGCCTGGAAGAAGAGGGAGCGCTCGGTGGCGTTGAAGCCCAGGTGGAAGGGCACCGAGTCGTTGATCTTGATGGCCGCCGCCTTGGAGGAGAGCCAGTAGCGCTCCAGGATGCCCCCGAAGCTGTCGCGGAAAGAGTAGACGTCGCTGGTGACATAGGGCACGGGCTCCTGGTAGCCCGCC belongs to Meleagris gallopavo isolate NT-WF06-2002-E0010 breed Aviagen turkey brand Nicholas breeding stock unplaced genomic scaffold, Turkey_5.1 ChrUn_random_7180001957424, whole genome shotgun sequence and includes:
- the MYORG gene encoding myogenesis-regulating glycosidase isoform X2, which codes for MYTFLPENFTPVKQKPSKELRPMLGAVTLGLILFIAAVVAWCYYTVSLRKAEQLKTELMDLRADGFVIRNQHGEVVFRLAFRSGSLDLESCSKEGEILSCTRSNRGPLNFFIQTVKPKDTVMCYRVRWEELAAGPAVEHTMFWEDAHWYGGSEMSTQHWPIRLAGYQEPVPYVTSDVYSFRDSFGGILERYWLSSKAAAIKINDSVPFHLGFNATERSLFFQARYKDSPYKPPPGQQPFPELSYRVCVGSDVTSIHKYMVRRYFNKPSKIPAENAFRYPIWSTWALYKNDIDQDKVLHFARNIKKYRFNCSHIEIDDMYTQAYGDFDFDPVKFPNVTEMFAKLREDGFKVTLWTHPFINYNSSNFGVGIERQLFIKEPSGRLPAMVEWWNGIGAILDFTNPAARDWFQSHLRQLRHKYGISSFKFDAGETSYLPKQFSTFRPLSDPSIWSRRYTEMAIPFYELAEVRVGYQSQNISCFFRIIDRDSVWGYELGLKSLIPTVLTISMLGYPFVLPDMIGGNFLPNKTDGAVEIPDRELYIRWLELSAFMPSMQFSIPPWLYDKEVVEIAQKFTELHESLVAPLLLELAGEVTDTGDPIIRPIWWISPRDEATHRIDSQFLIGDTLMVAPVLEMGKQERDVYLPAGKWRSYKGELFEKTPVLLTDYPVDLDEVAYFLWVS
- the MYORG gene encoding myogenesis-regulating glycosidase isoform X1, translating into MYTFLPENFTPVKQKPSKELRPMLGAVTLGLILFIAAVVAWCYYTVSLRKAEQLKTELMDLRADGFVIRNQHGEVVFRLAFRSGSLDLESCSKEGEILSCTRSNRGPLNFFIQTVKPKDTVMCYRVRWEELAAGPAVEHTMFWEDAHWYGGSEMSTQHWPIRLAGYQEPVPYVTSDVYSFRDSFGGILERYWLSSKAAAIKINDSVPFHLGFNATERSLFFQARYKDSPYKPPPGQQPFPELSYRVCVGSDVTSIHKYMVRRYFNKPSKIPAENAFRYPIWSTWALYKNDIDQDKVLHFARNIKKYRFNCSHIEIDDMYTQAYGDFDFDPVKFPNVTEMFAKLREDGFKVTLWTHPFINYNSSNFGVGIERQLFIKEPSGRLPAMVEWWNGIGAILDFTNPAARDWFQSHLRQLRHKYGISSFKFDAGETSYLPKQFSTFRPLSDPSIWSRRYTEMAIPFYELAEVRVGYQSQNISCFFRIIDRDSVWGYELGLKSLIPTVLTISMLGYPFVLPDMIGGNFLPNKTDGAVEIPDRELYIRWLELSAFMPSMQFSIPPWLYDKEVVEIAQKFTELHESLVAPLLLELAGEVTDTGDPIIRPIWWISPRDEATHRIDSQFLIGDTLMVAPVLEMGKQERDVYLPAGKWRSYKGELFEKTPVLLTDYPVDLDEGTSSAFGLVVGGFWSGRGVTCSCARSPQH